AGGCCCAGTCGATATATCTCAGTGCAAGGGGAAAGTCGTGTCGCGCTAGGTGAGGTGTTTTATCAGGCAACACCCAATCGCGAGCAATTGTCGCCGGAAAAGCAACGCAAGATCCGTAATATGGCATTGCGCGCGCCACTGGTGTTAATCGCGGTAACAAAAATCGTTGAGCATCCAAAGGTGCCAAGAGAAGAATTGTTGCTCTCCACTGGGGCGGGTATTCAGAATATTCTGAGCGCTGCCTGGGCGATGGGGCTGGGTGCGATCTGGCGTACTGGTGATCTGGCGTATAACGCTGAGGTGAAGCAAGGGCTTGGTTTAGCAAATGATGAAGAAATTGTGGGCTTTATTTACATCGGTCAGGTGAATTGTAAGCTGAAACAACCGCCAGAGCTTAAAAGCACTGACTTCTTAACCAGCTGGGAAGGAAAAAGCGAATAAAAACAAAGAATTAGAGAAATGGTGTTGACCTTAACGCAATCACTGCGTATAGTTCGCGGCCTCTGACGTTAAGTCAGCTTGGTGAGGTGTCCGAGTGGCCGAAGGAGCACGCCTGGAAAGTGTGTATACCGAAAGGTATCGAGGGTTCGAATCCCTCCCTCACCGCCACTAATTCAAAAGCCCTGATTTATCAGGGCTTTTTTATGTCTGTTAAAAATCCATCCCCCAATCTATCCCCATTTTAGATTTTGTTATTTTTTGTGTATCTGACGCTTCGGAGCAAATCAGTACCACAGTACACTTTTGGGGATAATTGGGTTGTCGTTAATTTCGGCACTTACGCTTGGTTATTCTTAGTTGAATGACTCTCGGCTCTACGCCGCTTGCTCTGCACCTGCGCTCATACTTTTCTACTTCGAACCATAGATACCCCGCAATGCTGATTAGCATAAATTCCATTCTTGACCTCATTTGGCTCTTGTCGATATCTAATTGGATATAGTTCTGTATAGATAAGCAGTATTCGAGCTAAGTAAGTATTTATGGTCTTGTCTGTATTGGATCGGGCAGATTCTCTGTCTGTGTATAATGTGCCGTTTTATGTATCGCATGTATCGGCGGGATTTCCGTCGCCTGCTACCGACTACATTGAAACGACGTTGGGCTTGAACGAGTTGTGCATCCAGCAGCCACTTACTTTGTGAGAGTCCAGGGCGACTCTATGGTGAATGCCGGGATAGAGGATGGTGATATTTTGGTTGTTGATCGTTCTCTGGAAGCGGGTCATGCCGATATCGTGATTGCTGGCTGGAATGGAGAGCTAACCTGTAAACGCCTTGAGTTGCGCCGAGTGCCTCAGCTGGTAGCGTGTAATCCTGCTTACCCGCCGATAATTATCCCTAAAGATGAAGCATTGGACGTGTTTGGGGTTGTAGTCAGTGTGGTTCGGAACTTTAAGCGTCACTGATGTTTGCTTTGGTTGCAATAAATTCTATGCGATCAGGTTCTGGCTAAAAACGTTGCCACCGGAGAGCAGGGTTATAAGCCGGTCGAGCAGTTATTTATTATTCAGGATCGCCCACTGTATGAACTCATTCTGGAAAACTCAGAATCAGGTGAGCGTGAATGTATCGAAGGGACGGATGATCATCCGATCTGGGTAAAAGACTTTGGCTGGCTGGACAGTATTAACCTGGTGCCGGGCTTAGAAGTTGAGCGACGGGACGGCAAGACACTTACGGTTGTTGACTTTAAGTACCTGAATAAAGTTGAGACAACCTATAACTTAGAAGTCAGTGATTGGCATACCTATTATGCGGGTGATGCTGGGTTGTTGGTTTATAATTGTGATGAGAAAATTACAAGTACTGCAAAAAATACTTCAAAGTCTCTAGAGAAGAACAACCAAAAGAATATTGTTACCAATGAAGCTACAGATTCATTTTCTGATAGATTGTTAGAGCGCGATCTTAATCAAGGTACCGATGCTAGGGGGAATGTAAACTACACCAAGGTGGTCTGACTTATACCAAGTATAATAGCAAAACAGGATCTGTCACTTTTGGCCGGAATGAGGGTGGTAGACAAACACATAAAATTGGGATAGGGGATGGATATGTACGAAATACTAGGTGAAAAAAAGCAGACAATTAAAAACTACTTATCCCGTCATTTTGAGATGGAAAAAGATATTTTAGATGGTGTATTTAAAGATAGTGTTACTAGTTTGGCATTTGATCGAGGCGCTATTGATTTGGCTGGTTTCTCGAAGTTAGTAAGTCGATTTGGGGAAACTAAACTGCAGATCCTTTTGCTAGAAGGGGGCGAAGACTGGCTTTATGAAGTTTCGTTAGACGACGTAGAAAGTTTTATGCTGAAAGAAACATTTGTTTGTGAAAAAACATTTGTTTTTTCCAGGAACGCCGGGATATTTTTGGCATATTCATATGAATATTGGTTCAGCGTTATAGGTATAGAGATTGAAAGTGATGTTGATAGTGCTAGGGATCTGATTTCTGAGACTATGGACGTTGTTCCAAAGGAGATTGCTATCAAGGAGATTGCTTCTGAAATCGGGTTTAATAGTGGCAGCGAAAAACAACGATTTATCCGAAAGCTAGATGATAGTTACCCACTTAGTGTATGATTCCATATCTGATAGTCGTGTCGGCAAAGGTGTATGAGGGAGATCGATTTACATCGAAAGTTCATATATACGCTAGTTTTTTTGATTTCATTTTCTTTGTTATTTTTGGTTTGAATAATTTTTTTTGATGTAAGTTCGTATCTTTTCCAAGGAGTTGTACATAACCTTTTTTTGTATTTCTTATGTTGTGTGATTTCGATAATTCTTTACCAAATACCGTTTCGATATTTTGCGTGATGCTTTTTAGCCCTGAGGTGATGTCTGTCTGATTCCTTGTCGATTTTTACAGAAAATGAAAATTCTGGCTATGGGTTTGGTTCTACCTTCGCTTAGATAGTTGCAGATGGGGTTTCCGACGTACAGTCCGATGTTGCTGGTGCTGCTTTTACTTTTCTCAGTGATTTGAAGAAGAAGCATCCTAACGTTGACCATTTACCTCCTGTGCTTTTGGATTTGAAGCCACAAACATGGAAGAACTTTCACCCAGGAGGGCAGCAGAGCATTATCGTCATCTTACTCTTGAAGCGCGTGCAAATGGGTCTCCTCTTACTGCAAATAGATACAGGGCATTATATCTTGAATAATTGTCTTCGGCTGAACCCAGGAATAAATCTGGCATCAATGCACGGTGGATACAAACTGTAGACTCTAGGCTTGTCACTGGTGAAGGGCTTTTGGTTAGCTTGCAAAAGCTTTAGGTGCTCCAGGGAGTCGGCCAACTTTTGCGATACATCGTTCATGGGATCTTCCAGTAGAGAGCTGCCTTGATGTCAAATATAGGTTTTAGTGTTTCGTCAGGTGTTGGTTATAGGTTTTAGTACTTATCCTTGTTTGAAATCCCCGTTTTTACTGGGAATCACTCGACATTCCAACTGCCAGAGCAAGAAGTGCACGGGTAGTAGAGGGGAGAGCTGCCGGCTGCTTAGGCAAGTAGCATAAAACCCAAATTCAGGATAGGCGTAGGGAGCGAATGCTTGGGTCAGCAGGCCAGATCCTATTTTCTGGTTCTTGAGGGCTTCCAGTAGGTGCCATATACCGTGTCTGGGAAGAATCAGCTCTTGCGCGTAGCGTACTTTATGGCCCGCTGCGATTGGTAGCTTGTCGATGAATGAGGAGCGCAAAACTCAGTTAAAAGAGCATTGTCGTAATCTTCAATCTGACTTCAGAGTTTTATCGAGAAACTGATTTTTTAGACGGCTGCGTGTTTTCCTCGGGTGCTTCAAAGTCAAGCATTTCACAAACCAATCCAGCCATAGACAGGGACTCATTAGGTATCCAGCGGCCGTGATGCTTCTTGATCATGGATGTATCAGAGCGCCCCAGTTGCCTTGCCACACATTCCATAGGTACGTAACGGCTCAGGTATTGGGATGAAAACTTGTGGCGCATTTGGTCGTTCAGTGTATCCGAAATACTCCTAATTCTTTTTTCTTATCCGGCAAAGCTCAGAATCTTTCCTATATTTAATTCTGTTAGTGCATAAAGAATCTCTGGAGGCTGTGTGTTTTTCTCTAATAAAAAGTCTAATGAACCGTCTGCTCAGGTGGTTGCGCTGGAGCGCAGAATTGAACAGTTGGAACGCGACAACGAGTTACTGCGTAAAGTGAAGGATGTGGCCGATATGCGCAGTCTCTACAGCCTGAATCAATATACGCATATGGAGGACATGCGCAATTTATGGTTCTCGTCCAACGAGACGATCGATCAGATCCGCAATACGTTGGCTGAATCTGCCACGAATCTCACCGA
The Saccharospirillaceae bacterium genome window above contains:
- a CDS encoding nitroreductase; the protein is MEALQNILQRVSAPQLTGPDVTADQLETLIQAALRAPDHAWLRPSRYISVQGESRVALGEVFYQATPNREQLSPEKQRKIRNMALRAPLVLIAVTKIVEHPKVPREELLLSTGAGIQNILSAAWAMGLGAIWRTGDLAYNAEVKQGLGLANDEEIVGFIYIGQVNCKLKQPPELKSTDFLTSWEGKSE
- a CDS encoding HINT domain-containing protein → MAKNVATGEQGYKPVEQLFIIQDRPLYELILENSESGERECIEGTDDHPIWVKDFGWLDSINLVPGLEVERRDGKTLTVVDFKYLNKVETTYNLEVSDWHTYYAGDAGLLVYNCDEKITSTAKNTSKSLEKNNQKNIVTNEATDSFSDRLLERDLNQGTDARGNVNYTKVV